One window from the genome of Engraulis encrasicolus isolate BLACKSEA-1 chromosome 16, IST_EnEncr_1.0, whole genome shotgun sequence encodes:
- the LOC134466118 gene encoding parathymosin-like, with amino-acid sequence MTTPCASSGPPPQQQTEGARDQKRSKAKREKKRRRRSGKKRGKAGGGGGEQQQQEQEVQQEEERRDCNKEEEEEEQEPAAAAAAECGVDSQSAPPSPPAGHNQHHTPTLSIAEGSSTSSSALADKKHM; translated from the exons ATGACGACTCCCTGCGCCTCCTCCGGGCCTCCTCCTCAGCAGCAGACGGAGGGAGCGAGGGATCAGAAGAGGAGCAAggcgaagagagagaagaagaggaggaggagatctgggaagaagagagggaaggcaggaggaggaggaggagagcaacagcagcaggagcaggaggtgcagcaggaggaggagaggagagattgcaataaggaggaggaggaggaggagcaggaaccag cagcagcagcagcagcagagtgtgGTGTTGACTCCCAGAGTGCACCACCGTCGCCCCCTGCTGGACACAACCAACATCACACCCCCACACTAtcg ATTGCAGAGGGCTCCTCTACTTCATCCTCAGCGTTGGCAGACA AGAAACacatgtag